A window from Culex pipiens pallens isolate TS chromosome 3, TS_CPP_V2, whole genome shotgun sequence encodes these proteins:
- the LOC120427525 gene encoding uncharacterized protein LOC120427525: MVNYLTRLRSAYARFVDIRNANDIFSHYVWVHGNTSGIGLHSPGQRWKQTLFRSISFVFALQQLVLVRDVVNAMSGTDDLTIRIGMCLIYSTLSMLQLVCMDLRYDLFLRVKDYFNGRRDRCCGGRDADQTRAEFFRQSRRNLLVAEIPVTIMSLIWAFFAREEYFHLVLNVSEEHQWIVDAIDQFYGLPLVYWNNSSWIISLSMLSMLRNAVHELSLIAESFATVFARASQKVQHIADPTAKETQFWTTFDQLFRESFQDYEEFLAMIVTLRKLMSLFFLLKVLTVESLLAVTCFTTFNITFQVFTALAYAIVFTIECFLLCKLVEQLNDQKESIGENLYHWQWPDWLRHTPERAARMRQMKITTMITAEHCQKTFRFRCGDMLDVSMEMFQMVLNTCYTLLTFLQATN, translated from the coding sequence ATGGTCAACTACCTAACCCGGCTCCGATCGGCCTACGCCCGCTTCGTTGACATCCGCAACGCCAACGACATCTTCAGCCACTACGTCTGGGTCCACGGCAACACGTCCGGAATCGGACTCCACTCCCCTGGTCAACGCTGGAAGCAAACCCTCTTCCGGAGTATTTCGTTCGTGTTTGCGCTGCAGCAGTTGGTCCTGGTTCGGGATGTGGTGAACGCCATGAGCGGCACCGACGATCTGACGATCCGGATCGGCATGTGCCTGATCTACAGTACGCTTTCGATGCTGCAGCTGGTTTGCATGGACCTCCGGTATGACCTGTTCCTTCGCGTGAAGGACTACTTCAACGGAAGACGTGATCGTTGCTGTGGAGGACGGGACGCGGATCAAACCAGAGCGGAGTTCTTCAGACAATCCCGTCGGAACCTGCTGGTGGCGGAGATTCCCGTGACCATCATGTCGCTGATTTGGGCCTTCTTCGCGCGGGAAGAGTACTTCCATCTGGTTCTGAACGTTTCCGAAGAACACCAGTGGATCGTCGACGCCATTGATCAGTTTTACGGACTCCCGCTGGTGTACTGGAACAACTCGTCCTGGATCATCTCCCTGAGCATGCTGTCCATGCTACGAAACGCCGTTCACGAGCTGAGCTTGATCGCTGAATCGTTCGCCACGGTCTTCGCCCGAGCTTCACAAAAAGTCCAACACATCGCCGATCCGACCGCCAAGGAAACCCAATTCTGGACCACCTTCGACCAACTCTTCCGCGAGTCCTTCCAAGACTACGAAGAGTTCCTCGCCATGATCGTCACGCTGCGCAAGCTCATGTCGCTCTTCTTTCTGCTCAAAGTCCTAACCGTGGAAAGCCTCCTAGCGGTGACCTGCTTCACGACCTTCAACATTACGTTCCAGGTGTTTACGGCGCTAGCGTACGCGATCGTCTTCACCATCGAGTGTTTCCTCCTGTGCAAACTGGTCGAGCAGCTCAACGATCAGAAGGAGTCGATCGGCGAGAACCTGTACCACTGGCAGTGGCCGGACTGGTTGCGGCACACGCCGGAACGGGCCGCCCGGATGCGCCAGATGAAGATCACCACGATGATCACCGCGGAGCACTGTCAAAAGACGTTCCGGTTCAGGTGCGGGGACATGCTGGACGTTTCGATGGAGATGTTCCAGATGGTGCTGAACACGTGTTACACGCTGCTGACGTTCCTGCAGGCTACGAACTAG